A region from the Desulfoglaeba alkanexedens ALDC genome encodes:
- a CDS encoding chordopoxvirus fusion protein, producing MPQTTGQGITSEIYKAIVAIVDDRVREIRVTREEFDDLKQVVRELAQAQARTEQRLDRLAEKIEELAEAQKRTEARVEELAEAQKRTEARVEELAEAQKRTEARVEELAEAQKKTEVMLARLTDEHRRTREMLGGLAHTVGYRLEDEAIWALPHLLARDFGMEIDGQLVCTFLETAPNRYVEVNIWGYGVLNGRRVAILGEAKSQLKKRDVDGFLKTMARVREISGMEVFPVLVTYQVSPKVKQAAAEKGMKVYLSYELRVSHGSS from the coding sequence ATGCCGCAGACCACAGGCCAGGGAATCACCAGCGAGATCTACAAGGCGATCGTTGCGATCGTAGACGACCGGGTGCGTGAAATCCGCGTGACCCGCGAGGAGTTCGACGATCTCAAACAGGTGGTCCGCGAACTGGCTCAAGCCCAAGCCCGTACCGAGCAGCGCCTCGATCGACTGGCTGAAAAAATCGAGGAACTGGCGGAGGCTCAAAAACGCACCGAGGCTAGGGTCGAGGAACTGGCGGAGGCTCAAAAACGCACCGAGGCTAGGGTCGAGGAACTGGCGGAGGCTCAAAAACGCACCGAGGCTAGGGTCGAAGAATTGGCGGAAGCCCAGAAAAAGACGGAAGTCATGTTGGCCAGACTCACCGACGAACACCGCAGGACACGGGAAATGCTCGGCGGCTTGGCCCACACGGTGGGATACCGCCTGGAAGACGAAGCCATCTGGGCCTTGCCGCATCTTTTGGCCCGCGACTTCGGGATGGAGATCGATGGGCAGCTGGTCTGCACCTTCCTGGAGACGGCGCCCAATCGCTACGTGGAAGTGAACATCTGGGGTTACGGCGTTCTGAACGGCCGGCGGGTGGCCATCCTCGGCGAAGCCAAGTCTCAGCTTAAAAAGCGCGATGTGGACGGATTCCTCAAGACCATGGCGAGGGTCCGGGAAATTTCGGGCATGGAAGTCTTTCCGGTTCTCGTCACATACCAGGTATCCCCCAAGGTGAAACAGGCCGCTGCCGAAAAGGGCATGAAGGTCTACCTATCCTACGAGCTTCGAGTTTCCCACGGATCCTCGTGA
- a CDS encoding acyl-CoA dehydratase activase, translating to MAVIGIDIGSRSIERVVWDPATGRWSWDKVPTTFDPVAQCRKLLADADGCPVVATGYGRRLVAEHFPGLSVRTITEIQAYARGVHHLVPEARTVLDIGGQDTKVIALSREGAVVRFEMNDRCAAGTGKFLEFMASSLQVPLEVFGDFALEADKQVTLNSMCTVFAESEATSLMARGERPQNIAMALHQAVVRRTLAMLRRVGGERPVVFAGGVAHNRCIVRLIGDSLGGGLILAEDPDVVGALGAALAGALP from the coding sequence ATGGCTGTTATCGGGATCGACATAGGAAGCCGCTCCATTGAGCGGGTTGTTTGGGACCCCGCCACCGGGCGCTGGAGCTGGGACAAGGTCCCCACCACCTTCGACCCGGTGGCCCAGTGCCGCAAGTTGCTGGCCGATGCCGACGGGTGCCCCGTGGTTGCCACCGGTTACGGCCGGCGTTTGGTGGCGGAACACTTTCCGGGGCTTTCGGTCCGAACCATCACCGAAATTCAGGCCTACGCCCGGGGAGTGCACCACTTGGTCCCCGAGGCCCGGACCGTTTTGGATATCGGCGGTCAGGACACCAAGGTCATCGCCCTGTCCCGGGAAGGCGCGGTGGTCCGATTCGAAATGAACGATCGATGCGCCGCCGGCACAGGAAAGTTCCTGGAATTCATGGCGTCTTCGCTTCAGGTTCCGCTGGAAGTATTTGGGGACTTTGCTCTGGAAGCGGACAAACAGGTGACCCTCAACAGTATGTGCACCGTCTTCGCCGAGTCGGAAGCCACTTCCTTGATGGCGCGGGGAGAAAGGCCGCAAAACATCGCCATGGCCCTGCATCAAGCCGTGGTGCGACGGACTCTGGCCATGCTGCGCCGCGTGGGCGGGGAGCGGCCCGTGGTGTTCGCGGGCGGCGTGGCCCACAACCGCTGCATCGTTCGTCTCATAGGCGATTCGCTCGGCGGCGGCTTGATCCTGGCCGAAGACCCTGACGTGGTGGGTGCCTTGGGCGCCGCCCTGGCGGGTGCCCTTCCATGA